In one Leptospira mtsangambouensis genomic region, the following are encoded:
- a CDS encoding adenylate/guanylate cyclase domain-containing protein, whose product MSDKESKSLSILDYLSVTVAALGSLGVIISVVMTGWEYEFSFLIGGLLTLLTSSYFVYKTIEKVSKDKQKSGAIWLSYVIAIFMYTLVNTFQPLKDLEENSVSTRFQFLRGSNTKTESEGDTGRIEYIQFQPPAKARKDINIIGITTESLEKLQGTWPLPWSYYADIIETFKESNNILMFDIFFVDYKPGQTEEMTAALQKNRNVLFDYPMEVSAESKEAVLNLEKRIDILRKFQLKNVIDENDAGISWVKFPQPPIEPISELSAGLGFANVKKDESGLNRKMPLVVKVYNSGRDRETEYFPSIDLLIVCKYYGIDVQRDVEVNMGHYVKLSNIPKKIIREFNIKERKFEERDVMQVPNEKREVVIPIDWEGQMEINFVGGRYSFKQNEIFEVTNDWDAELLEANQISNKIFLVAMYYATGRGASKDSHLSPFGDMSGIEHHAHAINTILNQDFLSTVPNWGIFLIYVALGVMIGFLQPRVKTHIGFVIMLTQLLLYVVATLYIFQAFNLITVLPSVTIEQIVVFVAIIGFRILTEEENVKYIRQTFSKFVSKDVVDELLKHPDNLALGGSKREITIFFSDVRGFTTISEQLGPEDLVKLLNEYLSAMTDIIIEYKGTIDKYMGDAIMAFWGAPVPLEDHAYYACVAALVQLDYLKVLQQKWAERNVPVIDIGCGLNSGPAVVGNMGSSHRMEYTCMGDTINLGSRLEGSNKMYTTNVIISEYTYEKVKDRVVARELDLVRVKGKTQPVRIYELLGITNPEDMEKMKRPLQKAAT is encoded by the coding sequence ATGTCCGACAAAGAATCAAAATCGCTTTCGATTTTGGACTATCTCAGTGTTACCGTTGCCGCACTAGGATCACTTGGTGTGATCATTTCTGTCGTCATGACAGGGTGGGAATACGAATTTTCCTTCCTCATTGGCGGTTTACTCACCTTACTTACTTCTTCTTATTTTGTATATAAAACCATCGAAAAGGTTTCTAAAGACAAACAGAAGTCAGGTGCGATTTGGTTGTCCTATGTGATCGCCATTTTTATGTATACATTGGTAAACACCTTCCAACCACTTAAGGATTTGGAAGAAAATTCTGTTTCCACACGGTTCCAATTTTTACGCGGCTCCAACACCAAAACAGAAAGTGAAGGGGATACTGGCCGAATTGAATACATTCAGTTCCAACCACCAGCTAAGGCTCGTAAGGATATCAATATCATTGGTATCACAACAGAATCACTCGAAAAATTACAAGGAACTTGGCCTCTTCCTTGGAGTTATTATGCTGATATCATAGAAACATTCAAAGAATCGAATAACATTCTCATGTTCGATATTTTCTTCGTAGATTATAAACCCGGTCAAACAGAAGAGATGACAGCAGCTCTTCAAAAGAACCGGAATGTCCTCTTTGACTACCCTATGGAAGTCAGTGCGGAATCAAAAGAAGCAGTTCTCAATTTGGAAAAACGAATTGATATCCTTCGTAAGTTCCAATTGAAAAATGTCATCGATGAAAACGATGCGGGGATTTCTTGGGTTAAGTTTCCACAACCACCGATTGAACCCATCAGCGAATTGTCAGCTGGTCTTGGTTTTGCGAACGTAAAAAAAGACGAATCTGGTTTGAATCGTAAGATGCCACTTGTGGTAAAAGTGTATAACTCAGGTAGAGATAGAGAAACAGAATATTTCCCTTCCATCGACTTACTCATTGTTTGTAAATATTACGGTATCGATGTGCAGAGAGATGTGGAAGTCAACATGGGGCATTATGTAAAATTGTCCAATATTCCCAAAAAAATCATCAGAGAGTTTAACATCAAAGAACGTAAGTTTGAAGAAAGGGATGTGATGCAAGTCCCGAACGAAAAAAGAGAAGTGGTCATCCCGATTGATTGGGAAGGACAAATGGAAATCAACTTCGTAGGTGGGCGTTATTCCTTCAAACAAAATGAAATTTTCGAAGTCACTAATGATTGGGATGCTGAGTTACTCGAAGCAAACCAAATCAGTAACAAAATCTTTCTTGTGGCAATGTATTATGCAACAGGCCGTGGGGCTTCGAAAGACTCCCACTTATCTCCGTTTGGTGATATGTCGGGAATTGAACATCACGCACATGCGATCAATACCATCCTAAACCAGGACTTTTTGTCTACAGTACCAAACTGGGGAATTTTCCTAATTTACGTAGCTCTTGGTGTGATGATTGGATTTTTACAACCAAGGGTAAAAACACATATTGGTTTTGTGATTATGTTAACTCAGCTTTTACTTTATGTAGTGGCTACGTTATATATTTTCCAAGCCTTCAATCTCATCACGGTTCTTCCATCTGTTACCATCGAACAGATTGTGGTATTTGTTGCCATCATTGGATTTAGAATCTTAACAGAAGAAGAAAACGTAAAATACATCCGTCAAACTTTCTCTAAATTCGTATCCAAAGACGTTGTGGACGAACTCCTCAAACACCCTGATAACTTGGCACTTGGTGGGTCCAAACGAGAGATCACAATTTTTTTCTCTGACGTTCGCGGGTTTACAACCATCTCCGAACAGTTGGGACCAGAAGATTTGGTGAAATTACTGAACGAATATCTATCAGCCATGACAGATATCATTATTGAATACAAGGGAACCATTGATAAATACATGGGGGATGCGATTATGGCATTCTGGGGAGCACCTGTTCCTTTGGAAGACCATGCTTACTATGCTTGTGTGGCAGCACTTGTTCAGTTGGATTATCTAAAAGTCCTCCAACAAAAATGGGCAGAACGAAATGTTCCGGTGATCGATATTGGTTGTGGTCTGAATTCCGGTCCTGCAGTTGTTGGAAACATGGGATCTTCTCACAGGATGGAGTATACTTGTATGGGTGATACGATCAACCTTGGATCCCGTTTGGAAGGGTCCAATAAAATGTACACCACAAATGTGATTATCTCTGAATACACATACGAAAAAGTGAAAGACCGAGTGGTCGCTCGGGAACTGGATTTAGTGCGAGTAAAAGGAAAAACCCAACCTGTTCGGATTTACGAATTGCTTGGAATCACAAACCCAGAAGATATGGAGAAAATGAAGCGGCCTCTCCAAAAGGCGGCAACATGA
- the dxs gene encoding 1-deoxy-D-xylulose-5-phosphate synthase has product MPSYPYLDKIQFPEDLRKINEEDLPKVCHDLREYIIDTLSDVGGHFASNLGVVELTVALHYVFQTPIDKIIWDVGHQTYPHKILTGRKKELPTVRKWQGLSGFPKREESEYDLYNTGHAGTSISQALGEACARDLLGKDYKVAAVIGDASIATGMALEAMNHGGHVKPNMLVILNDNYMSISKNVGSISNYLNRIISSQIYNRGKTAFYGFLKWIPLIGPALQALAHNMETSFKHFMMRPGGLFEDLGFTYFGPIDGHDVNRVVQMLQNLSKIQGPILLHVLTQKGKGYKPAEADPIKYHGVTPFNKESGKMASSDSNKIGLSKIVGKTLTDLTDKDKRIAVITPAMIEGSGLREYQEAYPAHTFDVGIAEQHSVAFAGAMTSGGAIPYMCIYSTFLTRAMDQLVEDVSLMNLPVRFVIDRAGIVGPDGETHQGLSDLGYLAGLPNMDIIVPSSAQDIIDSLHFMKDYTEHPIAIRFPKDSGDLRELKFDSPLSITKAKARLVSEGEDLLILSVGFMLPIATTVGDILKQKGISVSVVDLFWLRPYDTDLVHGQIQKNKRFVILDESYIHAGASGFLLNEIPSDLLGKFLKTFALPPEPIHHGERNQILDHYRLTASQIAEELILSLKK; this is encoded by the coding sequence ATGCCATCATATCCCTATCTCGACAAAATCCAATTTCCGGAAGATCTAAGAAAGATAAACGAAGAGGATCTCCCGAAGGTTTGCCATGACCTTCGGGAATACATCATAGACACCCTCTCAGACGTGGGAGGGCACTTCGCTAGTAACCTAGGCGTTGTGGAACTCACAGTCGCGTTGCATTATGTGTTTCAAACCCCAATCGACAAAATCATCTGGGATGTGGGACACCAAACTTACCCTCATAAAATTCTTACAGGTCGAAAAAAAGAACTCCCCACTGTTCGTAAGTGGCAAGGACTTTCTGGGTTTCCCAAACGAGAAGAATCCGAATACGATTTGTACAACACTGGTCATGCTGGAACTTCGATTTCCCAAGCTCTTGGTGAGGCCTGCGCCCGTGATCTACTTGGAAAAGACTATAAAGTGGCTGCCGTGATTGGAGATGCCTCCATCGCCACAGGAATGGCTCTCGAAGCCATGAACCATGGTGGTCATGTCAAACCGAATATGTTGGTCATTTTGAATGACAACTATATGTCGATTTCCAAAAACGTAGGTTCTATTTCAAATTATCTCAACCGTATCATTTCCTCTCAAATCTATAACAGGGGTAAAACGGCATTTTATGGATTTTTAAAATGGATTCCACTCATCGGGCCCGCCTTACAGGCGCTTGCTCATAATATGGAAACTTCGTTTAAACATTTTATGATGCGTCCTGGTGGCCTTTTTGAGGATTTGGGTTTTACTTATTTTGGTCCGATTGATGGTCACGATGTGAACCGCGTGGTTCAGATGTTACAAAATCTTTCAAAAATCCAAGGCCCCATCCTTTTGCATGTTCTAACGCAAAAAGGAAAAGGTTATAAACCTGCAGAAGCTGATCCCATCAAATATCATGGTGTCACACCGTTTAACAAAGAGTCGGGGAAAATGGCTTCATCTGACTCCAATAAAATTGGTCTTTCTAAAATTGTTGGAAAAACACTTACCGATTTAACTGACAAAGACAAACGAATTGCTGTCATCACCCCTGCGATGATTGAAGGTTCGGGACTTAGAGAATACCAAGAGGCCTATCCTGCCCATACATTTGATGTGGGAATTGCAGAACAACATTCCGTTGCTTTTGCAGGTGCCATGACAAGTGGCGGCGCCATTCCTTATATGTGTATTTATTCCACCTTCCTCACTCGGGCAATGGACCAACTTGTGGAAGATGTTTCTCTTATGAATTTGCCAGTTCGATTTGTGATCGATCGTGCAGGGATTGTAGGTCCTGATGGGGAAACCCACCAAGGTCTATCTGATCTTGGGTATTTGGCGGGACTCCCTAATATGGACATCATTGTTCCTAGTTCGGCCCAAGACATCATTGATAGCCTTCACTTTATGAAGGATTATACAGAACATCCCATTGCCATTCGATTCCCTAAGGATAGTGGCGACTTACGCGAGTTAAAGTTTGATTCTCCTCTTTCGATCACTAAGGCAAAGGCTCGTTTGGTAAGTGAGGGAGAGGATTTACTCATTCTTTCCGTTGGGTTTATGTTACCGATTGCCACAACTGTTGGGGATATTTTAAAACAAAAAGGGATCTCTGTTTCGGTTGTGGATCTATTTTGGTTACGCCCTTATGATACGGATCTTGTGCATGGGCAAATTCAAAAAAACAAACGGTTTGTGATTTTGGACGAAAGTTATATCCATGCAGGTGCTTCTGGTTTTCTTTTGAATGAAATTCCTTCGGATCTTCTTGGAAAGTTTTTAAAGACCTTTGCATTGCCACCCGAACCCATTCACCATGGGGAAAGGAATCAAATTTTGGACCATTATCGACTGACCGCTTCGCAAATTGCCGAAGAGTTGATTCTATCTTTGAAAAAATAA